The following is a genomic window from Xenopus laevis strain J_2021 chromosome 2L, Xenopus_laevis_v10.1, whole genome shotgun sequence.
ATAAGTTACTATGGTAAACTGAGAAACCATTGGCTCAAGGATGAGTAGTTGGCAGAAGaaattattttcatataatgtatttttatcatAACATACAACATCCAAAATATAATATTCCTTTTCACTCACTtgtttcctcttcctcctcatcctcatcctcctctctgTAGAGGACTGGTCCCTCTGAATCAGTGTCACTGACTCCTTCTTCCTCGTCCTCTTCCTGCACACATGTTGGTAAATAGCTTGGTATTACAGTCACTGAAGGCACATCCCCAATGTAAACCCTTGATGGGTGACTTTCAGAAGAATCTGGAGACAAGCTTTCATCTTCCAGGCTAAgttcatcttcatcatcatcatcatcaggcctgaaaaagaaaaaataacacaTGGCAGCTACAAAAATTGCATCCAGGAAATAACCAtgtaaaagtgaaagaaaaaaaaaatagaacagtaaatgagagagaaaaaaataggtGAAATATTCTATGGCATGGTACGAATGAAAAATGATTTTAGGGATAGCACAGATATACTCACACTTTGAGTAGCTCAATAGTGACAGGAAGCGACCTCACACGTGTTCCTTCTTCAGAAGGCCCCACCTCATGCTGCATAAAAAGCAGGGACTGCGCTCGCTGACTACTATCCAGCAAAGGCAGAGGTTGGGGGCTGTTCAGTGCCTGTTGAATGCGGATGTGAAGAGGTATAGGGGATGCAGATCGCTCTTTCTCCACCTCGGAGATGGGAGGTGCAAGGGTAAGAGGAGGAACTGGGGGATTAGGTGCAGGAATGCGAGAGGAGACAGGTGGCGATGGAGGAGATGGTGCAGCAATTTCATTTGCTGGTATAGGAGGAAGAGAGGCAGGGCGAAGGGCCTTTTCTTTGTTAGTTACAGCATCTGTGGAAGGGGGCATCGCACGCTTTGGAGGAAGAGGTGGGGAAGGACGAGAGCCAGCAGGTGATAATGTATTTCCAGCAAGTGCCAAGCTCAACTCAGCTGAAAGAAACAGACCGTTTAATAGAAATAAGTGCTGCAATGCATTAAAACCAAAAGTCATTTCTAAAAaacattacagtagagtgtaattcatttttttactttaactCCAGGCCTCACTTAGTAGAGTACACAGCAGCATGGGTGAACTAGAGAATTTACAGTCATATCTTTGATACAAAGttgaattaaattacattttccattactTAACTTACCCATTAATGGATTGCTGTTACGATTCTGAGGTTTAGGAGGAGGAACAGGTGGTTGTTTAGAAGACACAGGGGGGTGAATGGTCCGTGGTGTGGGCACAGGGGTAGAGCTTTGCGGTCGGGTGCTAGGATCAAATTTTTGTCCTCCCACTGCAGATTCCTGAGTAACTGAAGTGGAGCTGGAAAGTGGTCTTTTTGGGGGTAGAAGGGGTTGCTTTGAGAAATCTCTGGACACTTTCTGCACTGGGGCAACCTCAGAGGTTGGACGGGAAGTCACAGGGGCCACTTCAGATTTAGGGCGATACTTTTCAGAAGTCTTTTCAGGTACATGGCGGGGATGCACAGGAGCCACTT
Proteins encoded in this region:
- the phactr4.L gene encoding phosphatase and actin regulator 4-B isoform X3, translated to MPSAPSTPPSKRKSKFSGFGKFFKPWKWRKRKSSDSFRETQEVLERKISMRKPREELVKRGLIVDVPEEDVSIPSESPPLRNGHMNVKHANLPEDSGGLKRKTRPDSTGHRPKSGETTAQPRSTAEVAPMELHATADVSPMQPQASAEVAPAQPRPASEVGQVQPRPISEVAPMQPRPISEVAPVHPRHVPEKTSEKYRPKSEVAPVTSRPTSEVAPVQKVSRDFSKQPLLPPKRPLSSSTSVTQESAVGGQKFDPSTRPQSSTPVPTPRTIHPPVSSKQPPVPPPKPQNRNSNPLMAELSLALAGNTLSPAGSRPSPPLPPKRAMPPSTDAVTNKEKALRPASLPPIPANEIAAPSPPSPPVSSRIPAPNPPVPPLTLAPPISEVEKERSASPIPLHIRIQQALNSPQPLPLLDSSQRAQSLLFMQHEVGPSEEGTRVRSLPVTIELLKVPDDDDDEDELSLEDESLSPDSSESHPSRVYIGDVPSVTVIPSYLPTCVQEEDEEEGVSDTDSEGPVLYREEDEDEEEEETSSLANKVKRKDTLAMKLSGRMAPQDSNTELPHRSKDEWNQIRQQIGTQLNRRLSQRPTAEELEQRNILQKNEADRLAEKKEIKRRLTRKLSQRPTVAELLERKILRFNEYVEVTDAHDYDRRADKPWTRLTPADKAAIRKELNEFKSTEMAVHDESKHFTRFHRP
- the phactr4.L gene encoding phosphatase and actin regulator 4-B (The RefSeq protein has 1 non-frameshifting indel compared to this genomic sequence); the protein is MPSAPSTPPSKRKSKFSGFGKFFKPWKWRKRKSSDSFRETQEVLERKISMRKPREELVKRGLIVDVPEEDVSIPSESPPLRNGHMNVKHANLPEDSGGLKRKTRPDSTGHRPKSGETTAQPRSTAEVAPMELHATADVSPMQPQASAEVAPAQPRPASEVGQVQPRPISEVAPMQPRPISEVAPVHPRHVPEKTSEKYRPKSEVAPVRTSRPTSEVAPVQKVSRDFSKQPLLPPKRPLSSSTSVTQESAVGGQKFDPSTRPQSSTPVPTPRTIHPPVSSKQPPVPPPKPQNRNSNPLMAELSLALAGNTLSPAGSRPSPPLPPKRAMPPSTDAVTNKEKALRPASLPPIPANEIAAPSPPSPPVSSRIPAPNPPVPPLTLAPPISEVEKERSASPIPLHIRIQQALNSPQPLPLLDSSQRAQSLLFMQHEVGPSEEGTRVRSLPVTIELLKVPDDDDDEDELSLEDESLSPDSSESHPSRVYIGDVPSVTVIPSYLPTCVQEEDEEEGVSDTDSEGPVLYREEDEDEEEEETSSLANKVKRKDTLAMKLSGRMAPQDSNTELPHRSKDEWNQIRQQIGTQLNRRLSQRPTAEELEQRNILQKNEADRLAEKKEIKRRLTRKLSQRPTVAELLERKILRFNEYVEVTDAHDYDRRADKPWTRLTPADKAAIRKELNEFKSTEMAVHDESKHFTRFHRP
- the phactr4.L gene encoding phosphatase and actin regulator 4-B isoform X4 is translated as MGRAFFSRPAIPASREEGVDHSAMPSAPSTPPSKRKSKFSGFGKFFKPWKWRKRKSSDSFRETQEVLERKISMRKPREELVKRGLIVDVPEEDSTGHRPKSGETTAQPRSTAEVAPMELHATADVSPMQPQASAEVAPAQPRPASEVGQVQPRPISEVAPMQPRPISEVAPVHPRHVPEKTSEKYRPKSEVAPVTSRPTSEVAPVQKVSRDFSKQPLLPPKRPLSSSTSVTQESAVGGQKFDPSTRPQSSTPVPTPRTIHPPVSSKQPPVPPPKPQNRNSNPLMAELSLALAGNTLSPAGSRPSPPLPPKRAMPPSTDAVTNKEKALRPASLPPIPANEIAAPSPPSPPVSSRIPAPNPPVPPLTLAPPISEVEKERSASPIPLHIRIQQALNSPQPLPLLDSSQRAQSLLFMQHEVGPSEEGTRVRSLPVTIELLKVPDDDDDEDELSLEDESLSPDSSESHPSRVYIGDVPSVTVIPSYLPTCVQEEDEEEGVSDTDSEGPVLYREEDEDEEEEETSSLANKVKRKDTLAMKLSGRMAPQDSNTELPHRSKDEWNQIRQQIGTQLNRRLSQRPTAEELEQRNILQKNEADRLAEKKEIKRRLTRKLSQRPTVAELLERKILRFNEYVEVTDAHDYDRRADKPWTRLTPADKAAIRKELNEFKSTEMAVHDESKHFTRFHRP